One Desulforhopalus sp. DNA segment encodes these proteins:
- a CDS encoding DUF3060 domain-containing protein — MKSLIVVAGGITLMAACTVFAADNAVISLPGLEIRADGSMSAPGVEIGPNGSVQVPGGATGQGKGSAAGGVAIDSSGRVQTPGVVIEGGSGGDGDVIITSDGSTINTSVSKQNLFVKGSDNKLNGAGHVLTLSVNGNKNTIELRDKVDRVVVTGNDNSITFPNRDARIEDSGKGNVFPKK, encoded by the coding sequence ATGAAATCATTGATTGTTGTTGCAGGCGGGATAACCTTGATGGCCGCGTGTACAGTTTTTGCGGCGGACAATGCGGTGATCAGTCTCCCCGGCCTGGAAATTCGCGCCGACGGCAGCATGTCGGCGCCGGGCGTGGAGATCGGCCCGAACGGCAGCGTTCAGGTGCCGGGAGGGGCGACGGGCCAGGGCAAGGGCAGTGCCGCCGGGGGAGTTGCCATTGATTCGAGCGGGCGGGTACAGACCCCCGGGGTGGTCATTGAAGGCGGCAGCGGTGGTGACGGCGATGTTATCATCACCTCGGACGGCAGCACCATCAACACCTCGGTCTCCAAACAGAACCTGTTTGTCAAGGGCAGCGACAACAAGCTGAATGGCGCCGGGCACGTCCTCACCCTCTCGGTCAACGGCAACAAGAATACCATCGAGCTGCGGGACAAGGTCGACCGGGTGGTGGTGACCGGCAACGATAACAGCATCACCTTCCCTAATCGTGACGCACGGATTGAAGACTCCGGCAAAGGCAATGTTTTTCCGAAGAAATAG
- a CDS encoding metallophosphoesterase gives MQRGATIPRTGAGRFGWVLAFLLFLAGCAGGPGGDSPVVQQPAGKGEPFVLWMLSDIQAKTAEERQAFEKTIDDVNAQVPRVDMGVIAGDLMASRSRDEAFSWFLNTRNRSKARHWFELAGNHDARSQPLFNHYFPRPAAYGVEFGNVLVLLLADTVASSATEISDAAFAWWRDMVLGNQQRIIITVSHAQLEESGLLGSSIADRRIDRSARFEDVLRHARVDVWASGHCHLPHWLPATVSIQEELGGTCFINVSAIQPGMLMDSQSRLFFFTEDSDTLLIRSRNHTAGRFQEGRDVVIRLSKPFVRGEKEPRVISGPR, from the coding sequence ATGCAGAGGGGGGCGACGATACCGAGGACGGGGGCTGGCAGGTTCGGCTGGGTGCTGGCCTTCTTGCTTTTTCTCGCCGGTTGTGCTGGTGGACCGGGGGGCGACTCACCGGTGGTTCAGCAGCCTGCCGGCAAGGGCGAGCCCTTTGTCCTGTGGATGCTATCCGACATCCAGGCCAAAACAGCGGAGGAACGGCAGGCCTTCGAAAAGACCATCGATGATGTCAACGCCCAGGTGCCCCGGGTCGATATGGGAGTTATCGCCGGTGACCTTATGGCATCGCGCAGCCGGGATGAGGCATTTTCCTGGTTCCTGAATACCCGCAACCGCTCAAAGGCCCGCCACTGGTTTGAGCTTGCCGGCAACCACGATGCCCGGTCGCAGCCACTCTTTAATCACTATTTTCCCCGGCCCGCCGCCTATGGGGTGGAGTTCGGCAATGTCCTCGTGCTCCTGCTGGCCGATACGGTCGCCAGTTCGGCAACCGAGATCTCCGATGCGGCCTTTGCCTGGTGGCGGGATATGGTGCTCGGCAATCAGCAGCGGATCATCATCACCGTAAGCCATGCCCAACTGGAAGAAAGCGGCCTCCTCGGCTCGTCCATCGCCGATCGGCGGATAGACAGATCGGCGCGTTTTGAAGATGTCCTGCGGCATGCGCGGGTCGATGTCTGGGCCTCCGGTCATTGCCACCTGCCGCACTGGCTGCCGGCAACGGTGAGCATTCAGGAGGAACTCGGCGGCACCTGCTTTATCAATGTCAGCGCCATTCAGCCCGGGATGCTCATGGACAGCCAGTCACGGCTGTTCTTTTTTACCGAAGACTCCGACACGCTGCTCATCCGCTCCCGCAACCACACTGCCGGACGGTTTCAAGAGGGGCGGGACGTGGTCATCCGCCTGTCGAAACCCTTTGTCCGGGGCGAAAAGGAGCCGCGGGTCATAAGCGGCCCCAGGTAA
- a CDS encoding PAS domain S-box protein: MSKHWEICKIVIIYALFGSAWIYFSDTALSWLVHDPAIMTKLAIFKGLLYIITTSVLLYFLIARLDSKIKQSISALRASEERLRLLVKNSSDCLVIFNADGRQRYASPAAERISGYPVEELIGKSLDLLIHPDDLPLVTDAWQEAVDHPERTVTVQFRHIHKTREWVYFEAVSQSFLDEPAINGIIASVRDITEHKKADEENQRLQLQLTQAQKMETVGRLAGGVAHDFNNMLSVILGYAEMTQDRLGPDHPVFADLREIGKAAGRSADLTRQLLAFARKQTVAPKVLDLNETVGGMLKMLKRLIGENIELAWLPGPSPWLIKMDPTQIDQVLANLCINARDAIGDTGKVTIETTTVAIDDADCTLHSDCYPGEYVVLVVSDSGCGMPPETISHLFEPFYTTKEIGRGTGLGLATVYGIVKQNHGFINVYSEPNKGSSFKIYLPRHIAGDELSIKSDALLQDARGNETILLVEDEPAILKMTMTMLSLQGYTVLPAATAGEAIRLAGEYAGKIHLLMTDVIMPEMNGRELAKQVVGLHPDLKLIFMSGYTSNVIAHHGVLDEGVNFIQKPFTKKELAAKIREVFDGNPQ, encoded by the coding sequence ATGAGCAAACACTGGGAAATCTGTAAGATCGTCATCATCTACGCCCTGTTCGGCAGCGCCTGGATCTATTTTTCCGATACGGCTCTCAGCTGGCTGGTTCATGATCCGGCGATCATGACCAAGTTGGCGATTTTCAAGGGGCTGCTGTACATCATCACCACCTCCGTCCTCCTCTATTTTCTCATTGCCCGGCTGGACAGCAAAATCAAACAATCGATATCGGCACTTCGCGCAAGCGAGGAAAGGCTGCGCCTTCTTGTCAAAAATTCCTCGGACTGCCTGGTGATATTCAATGCCGACGGCCGTCAAAGGTACGCCAGCCCGGCAGCCGAGAGAATCAGCGGCTATCCGGTTGAAGAATTAATCGGGAAATCGCTCGACTTGCTCATTCACCCGGACGACCTCCCCCTGGTTACTGACGCCTGGCAGGAAGCCGTCGACCATCCTGAACGAACCGTCACCGTCCAATTCCGACATATCCACAAAACCCGCGAATGGGTCTACTTCGAGGCCGTCTCCCAGAGTTTTCTCGATGAACCGGCGATAAATGGGATCATTGCCAGCGTCCGGGACATTACCGAACACAAAAAGGCCGATGAAGAAAATCAAAGACTGCAGCTGCAGCTGACCCAGGCCCAGAAGATGGAAACGGTGGGACGCCTGGCCGGCGGCGTTGCCCACGACTTCAATAATATGCTCAGTGTGATTCTTGGCTACGCCGAGATGACCCAGGATCGATTGGGTCCGGACCACCCGGTTTTCGCCGATCTCCGGGAGATCGGCAAGGCGGCCGGCCGTTCCGCCGACCTGACCCGGCAACTCCTGGCCTTTGCCCGCAAACAAACAGTGGCACCCAAGGTCCTTGACCTCAATGAGACGGTAGGCGGCATGCTCAAAATGCTCAAGCGGCTGATCGGCGAAAACATTGAGCTGGCCTGGCTGCCGGGCCCAAGCCCCTGGCTGATCAAGATGGACCCCACCCAGATCGACCAGGTCCTCGCCAACCTCTGTATCAATGCCCGGGACGCCATCGGCGACACCGGCAAGGTTACCATCGAGACCACCACCGTCGCCATCGACGATGCCGACTGCACCCTCCACAGCGATTGTTATCCCGGCGAATATGTCGTCCTTGTGGTCAGCGACAGCGGTTGCGGCATGCCCCCCGAAACGATTTCCCACCTTTTCGAGCCGTTTTACACCACCAAGGAAATCGGCCGGGGGACCGGGCTCGGCCTTGCCACGGTCTATGGCATTGTTAAACAAAATCACGGCTTCATCAACGTCTACAGCGAGCCGAATAAAGGCTCCTCCTTCAAAATCTACCTGCCCCGGCACATCGCCGGCGACGAGCTGTCGATAAAGAGCGATGCCCTCCTTCAGGATGCCCGGGGCAATGAAACCATCCTGCTGGTCGAGGATGAACCGGCTATCCTCAAGATGACCATGACAATGCTTAGCCTGCAGGGCTACACGGTCCTTCCCGCAGCCACTGCCGGAGAGGCGATCCGCCTGGCAGGGGAGTACGCCGGAAAGATTCATCTGCTGATGACCGATGTGATCATGCCGGAAATGAACGGGCGGGAGCTGGCCAAGCAGGTCGTGGGTCTCCACCCGGATCTGAAGCTGATATTCATGTCCGGCTATACCTCCAACGTCATTGCCCACCACGGCGTACTTGATGAGGGGGTGAACTTCATCCAAAAGCCCTTCACCAAGAAAGAACTTGCCGCCAAGATCAGAGAGGTTTTTGACGGGAATCCGCAATAA
- a CDS encoding cache domain-containing protein, translated as MSLLKQISESFRFRIVSSFLLVLLPALIVLAVAVQYFFIPSMRQGVKEELANSTRVLTGSMRASAGALIRNHLKAIAEKNREIAGQHLSLVDQGLLTREEAVKRLRAIFLSQQIGSSGYIYCLDHNGNVPIHPNKDVENTDVTGFQFVREQLKRKEGYIEYDWQNPGEQSARPKALYMVYFEPLDWIISVSSYRAEFNELLDLQDFRDAVTSLKFGKSGYAYVFNKEGKVLLHPVLGYLTDLSTIDAATESLKPMLTQDSGIVEYEWRNPEEPQARKKIAVFESVPEYGWIVVSSAYLEEVMAPVDLIVRLGYIAMLAVVAAVGLATFLLSGRLSRPIDAMLHQLDDNTKSGIHKPLPTQSNDEIGRLAQEFNNFFTVIHSQGEQLRKERERYQSLFETSPDAVFLMQGMKIIDCNPATCEIFAGTREAILGRSVVDLSPPFQGDNISSALLAEKITGQLPEKRLQAFDWVHKTVDGRLFDAEVRLKPFGDDDDEMLMVAFVRDITKRKRAEEALLLTQFIFDKASVGIFRSGADARILNVNEQACKSLGYTREELCQLSLFDIDPALSPETFKGLREKRVEHSVVEFESLHRSKNGYVFPVHISSNLLEYQGEQFSISFVRDITEEKNNEKQKAIMEAHLQQAQRMEALGTLAGGVAHDFNNILTAIIGYTDLTKLASHDNPQIQAYLVQLQSASLRAKNLVKQILSFSKQGNLEKRPIDISQVLHEALDLFKGSIPSGIELHQHIQADLGTVIANETQIHQVIMNLCTNACHAMGKGGGRLEIDLVPVSITDRDAINYPDLTTGQYLKLVVIDTGHGITADDLANIFEPYFTTKPMGEGTGLGLSTVHGIVKDHGGGIKVYSEVHVGTTFQIFLPLVESESETSLLSESELLRGTETILYVDDEKYLIDLGKELLEGLGYTVETRASSLDAWEAFQVHPGKYDLVITDMTMPQLSGMELAMKILEIQPDMLVILCTGFSTRLNAERLKGIGVKKVLMKPVTLMELSVAVREVLDEAKGGHTG; from the coding sequence ATGTCGTTACTAAAGCAAATTTCAGAAAGCTTTCGCTTTCGCATCGTATCCTCGTTTTTGCTGGTGTTGCTCCCCGCCCTGATCGTATTGGCTGTCGCGGTGCAGTATTTTTTCATACCTTCAATGCGACAGGGAGTGAAAGAGGAACTTGCCAATTCGACCCGGGTGCTGACCGGATCCATGCGGGCCAGTGCCGGTGCCTTAATCCGTAATCACCTCAAGGCAATTGCCGAAAAGAACCGGGAAATCGCCGGCCAGCACCTCTCTTTAGTTGATCAGGGATTGCTGACTCGCGAGGAGGCCGTCAAACGGCTGCGGGCTATTTTTCTCAGCCAACAAATCGGCAGCTCGGGATACATCTACTGTCTCGACCACAATGGCAATGTCCCCATCCATCCCAACAAAGATGTGGAAAACACCGACGTTACCGGTTTCCAGTTTGTTCGTGAACAGCTGAAGCGTAAGGAGGGCTATATTGAATATGACTGGCAGAATCCAGGTGAGCAGTCAGCTCGTCCAAAGGCGCTGTATATGGTGTATTTCGAACCTCTGGATTGGATAATATCTGTTTCAAGTTACCGGGCTGAATTTAACGAACTCCTCGATTTGCAAGATTTTCGTGATGCGGTTACCTCTCTCAAGTTTGGCAAAAGCGGCTACGCATATGTTTTCAACAAAGAGGGTAAGGTGTTGTTGCACCCGGTGCTGGGGTATTTGACGGATCTGTCAACGATCGATGCGGCTACCGAAAGCCTAAAACCTATGCTTACCCAGGATTCAGGTATTGTCGAATATGAATGGCGCAACCCTGAAGAACCGCAAGCCCGCAAAAAGATAGCAGTATTTGAAAGCGTGCCGGAATATGGCTGGATAGTTGTCTCCTCCGCCTATCTCGAAGAGGTGATGGCCCCCGTGGATTTGATTGTCCGTTTGGGATACATCGCCATGCTTGCTGTTGTTGCGGCTGTTGGTCTTGCCACGTTTCTGCTGAGTGGCCGTTTGAGCCGGCCGATTGATGCGATGCTGCATCAGTTAGACGACAACACCAAAAGTGGTATCCATAAACCGCTGCCAACGCAGTCGAATGATGAAATTGGCAGATTGGCCCAAGAATTCAACAATTTTTTCACAGTCATACATTCGCAAGGCGAGCAGCTGCGTAAGGAAAGGGAGCGGTATCAAAGTCTTTTTGAAACCAGCCCGGACGCGGTCTTTCTCATGCAAGGAATGAAGATAATTGATTGTAATCCAGCAACTTGTGAAATTTTTGCAGGAACCAGGGAGGCGATTCTCGGCCGTAGTGTTGTTGATCTTTCCCCGCCTTTCCAAGGAGATAATATAAGCTCAGCATTGCTTGCTGAAAAAATTACCGGGCAGCTTCCGGAGAAACGCCTCCAGGCCTTTGACTGGGTTCATAAAACGGTGGACGGCCGGCTCTTCGATGCGGAGGTGCGATTAAAACCCTTCGGCGACGACGATGATGAAATGTTGATGGTGGCCTTTGTGCGCGATATCACCAAGCGAAAACGGGCTGAAGAGGCACTGCTGCTCACCCAGTTTATCTTTGACAAGGCCTCGGTCGGCATCTTTAGAAGTGGCGCGGATGCCCGGATTTTAAATGTAAACGAACAGGCCTGCAAAAGTCTTGGATATACCCGGGAAGAACTCTGCCAGCTGTCGCTCTTTGATATCGATCCGGCCCTGTCGCCGGAGACCTTTAAGGGACTGAGGGAAAAGAGGGTCGAGCACAGTGTAGTGGAGTTTGAGTCCTTGCACCGCAGCAAAAATGGCTACGTCTTCCCCGTCCATATAAGCTCAAATCTCCTGGAATACCAAGGTGAGCAATTCTCCATCTCTTTTGTCCGCGATATCACCGAAGAAAAAAACAATGAAAAGCAGAAAGCGATCATGGAAGCACATCTGCAGCAGGCCCAGAGAATGGAGGCACTCGGGACCCTGGCGGGAGGGGTCGCCCATGATTTCAACAACATTCTTACCGCCATCATCGGCTATACCGATTTAACCAAGCTTGCCAGCCATGACAACCCACAGATACAGGCGTATCTGGTGCAGCTGCAATCGGCCAGCTTGCGCGCCAAGAATCTCGTCAAACAGATACTGAGTTTCAGCAAGCAAGGCAACCTTGAGAAACGGCCGATAGATATCAGCCAGGTTCTGCATGAGGCACTCGATCTGTTTAAAGGGTCGATTCCCTCGGGTATAGAACTCCATCAACATATACAGGCTGATTTAGGTACCGTTATTGCGAATGAAACGCAGATCCATCAGGTCATAATGAACCTCTGCACCAATGCCTGCCACGCAATGGGCAAAGGTGGCGGGCGATTGGAGATCGATCTTGTCCCGGTGAGCATTACCGACAGGGATGCAATAAATTACCCGGATCTCACCACCGGGCAATACCTGAAACTTGTGGTGATTGATACCGGGCATGGCATCACCGCCGATGATCTTGCCAATATATTTGAACCGTACTTCACTACAAAACCGATGGGCGAGGGGACCGGTTTGGGCCTTTCGACGGTCCACGGGATCGTCAAGGACCATGGCGGAGGCATAAAGGTCTACAGTGAGGTGCATGTCGGAACCACCTTCCAGATCTTTCTGCCGCTCGTCGAGTCTGAGTCCGAGACTTCGCTCTTGTCCGAAAGTGAACTGCTGCGAGGGACCGAAACCATCCTCTATGTCGATGACGAAAAATATCTGATCGATTTGGGCAAAGAATTGCTGGAGGGTCTTGGCTATACGGTAGAAACCAGGGCGAGTTCGCTTGACGCCTGGGAGGCCTTTCAGGTGCATCCGGGAAAATATGATCTGGTCATCACCGACATGACCATGCCGCAACTGTCAGGCATGGAGCTTGCGATGAAGATTTTGGAAATTCAACCGGATATGCTGGTAATTCTCTGCACCGGCTTCAGCACCCGACTAAACGCCGAGAGACTGAAAGGCATTGGTGTTAAAAAAGTCTTAATGAAACCGGTTACTCTCATGGAATTATCGGTGGCCGTTCGCGAGGTGCTGGATGAGGCGAAGGGGGGCCATACAGGTTAA
- a CDS encoding PEP-CTERM sorting domain-containing protein (PEP-CTERM proteins occur, often in large numbers, in the proteomes of bacteria that also encode an exosortase, a predicted intramembrane cysteine proteinase. The presence of a PEP-CTERM domain at a protein's C-terminus predicts cleavage within the sorting domain, followed by covalent anchoring to some some component of the (usually Gram-negative) cell surface. Many PEP-CTERM proteins exhibit an unusual sequence composition that includes large numbers of potential glycosylation sites. Expression of one such protein has been shown restore the ability of a bacterium to form floc, a type of biofilm.) — protein sequence MNLQRSIFTNLITVPTFICCFSCLAFGLSDNFNDNTLGSYWTLFEDSHSTLRLAEQNNRLEVIANAPLSFSTDAIYLSNGLNGFQLSTDHDFSISIDYSYTGAAVLGSGFFDAISLVLGVGRDLDGTDSAAIGVARTYFNTLNSVAAYRTDDDQTIAPIGFVQQSSGTMFVSYDAANDDLFLGLMGGDSFTLADTVIGKWNASSLWVSFGARGNGATLVSGNASLDNFQITEGDVNAVPEPATSTLFLAAGAVCLWRRFRKV from the coding sequence TTGAATCTACAGCGATCGATATTTACAAACCTCATCACAGTTCCAACTTTCATTTGTTGTTTTAGTTGCCTGGCCTTTGGGCTGAGCGACAATTTCAACGACAACACCCTTGGCTCCTATTGGACACTGTTTGAGGATAGCCATAGCACCCTCCGCCTTGCAGAACAAAACAATCGCCTTGAGGTGATTGCCAATGCGCCTTTGTCATTCTCGACCGATGCAATCTATTTAAGTAATGGTCTCAACGGCTTCCAGCTTTCAACCGATCACGACTTTTCGATATCGATTGATTACAGCTATACCGGTGCAGCGGTACTGGGCAGCGGCTTTTTCGACGCAATCTCTCTTGTCCTGGGTGTCGGGCGCGATCTTGATGGAACGGATTCGGCCGCTATTGGGGTTGCCCGGACCTATTTCAACACCCTGAACAGCGTTGCAGCGTATCGAACCGATGACGATCAAACCATAGCACCAATCGGTTTCGTACAACAATCAAGCGGCACGATGTTCGTTTCCTATGATGCTGCAAATGATGATCTTTTCCTCGGACTGATGGGCGGCGACTCTTTCACCTTGGCAGATACCGTCATCGGCAAATGGAATGCATCCTCCCTGTGGGTTTCATTTGGCGCCCGCGGTAATGGAGCGACGCTGGTATCCGGCAATGCCTCACTCGACAATTTTCAAATAACCGAAGGGGATGTAAACGCAGTCCCCGAACCGGCCACTTCCACACTGTTTCTTGCCGCTGGCGCGGTATGCCTGTGGCGACGATTTCGCAAAGTCTGA
- a CDS encoding malonyl-CoA decarboxylase → MFERDEPLWDKTLRRIRLIWPLGDQSGSQNYFDPDLPASDLQKLREKIDACLEGRGGEVSARTRAAELGETYLSLNAQGRQRFLELLAREYDVDNAAVEAAINARLKDSETEGWRRTNHTLRNLLTPPRTHLLKQFNGLREGVKFLVDLRAELLPLATSDPALKSLDQDILSLLSSWFDVGFLDLQRITWDTPAVILEKLIKYEAVHEIRSWQDLKNRLREDRRCYAYFHPRMPQEPLIFVEIALVNGIAANIHDLLDEGKTALPPQKADCAIFYSISNCQTGLAGVGFGNFLIKNVVKDLSAKLPNLKTFSTLSPIPGFLAYLRQHPDEVVLTEKEKKSLNEIAGVTDAKEFFLAALDNIKEHLAEGNTSPLKPILLRLCARYLLSAKKGRQAFDRVSHFHLSNGAKIERINWAADLSEKGISQSAGMMVNYLYHLSLIEKNHEEYTGNGEIAASSAVSKMAKS, encoded by the coding sequence ATGTTCGAAAGAGATGAGCCCTTATGGGATAAAACCTTACGACGAATACGTCTGATCTGGCCTCTTGGTGATCAATCCGGTTCGCAAAATTATTTTGATCCCGATCTGCCGGCCAGTGATCTGCAAAAACTGCGAGAAAAAATTGACGCATGCCTTGAAGGACGGGGCGGGGAGGTTTCCGCACGGACAAGGGCCGCGGAACTGGGCGAAACATACCTCTCCCTCAATGCCCAGGGTCGTCAAAGATTTCTTGAACTCCTTGCCAGGGAATACGATGTTGATAATGCTGCGGTAGAAGCGGCTATCAACGCTCGGTTAAAAGATTCGGAGACGGAGGGTTGGCGGCGGACGAATCATACGTTACGTAATCTCCTCACCCCGCCGCGAACGCATCTCCTTAAACAATTCAATGGATTGCGAGAGGGCGTTAAATTTCTCGTTGACCTCCGGGCCGAACTCTTGCCGCTTGCCACCTCCGATCCGGCACTCAAGTCTCTTGATCAAGATATTCTCAGTCTCCTGTCTTCATGGTTCGATGTCGGTTTTCTTGATCTGCAGCGTATAACCTGGGACACTCCTGCGGTAATTCTTGAAAAGTTGATAAAATATGAGGCGGTTCATGAGATACGATCCTGGCAGGATTTAAAAAATCGGCTGCGCGAAGATAGGCGTTGTTATGCGTACTTTCACCCTCGCATGCCACAGGAACCACTTATTTTTGTCGAAATTGCCCTAGTCAATGGCATAGCCGCAAATATTCATGACCTCCTTGATGAAGGAAAGACAGCACTCCCACCGCAAAAGGCGGACTGTGCCATTTTTTACTCTATTTCTAACTGTCAGACCGGTCTCGCCGGTGTAGGATTTGGCAATTTTCTAATTAAAAATGTGGTCAAGGATCTAAGCGCTAAACTGCCAAACCTTAAAACCTTTTCAACACTTTCACCGATCCCCGGTTTTCTCGCCTATCTTCGCCAACATCCGGATGAAGTGGTTCTGACAGAAAAGGAGAAAAAGTCCCTGAATGAAATTGCTGGTGTAACCGATGCAAAAGAGTTTTTTCTTGCAGCCTTGGACAACATCAAAGAGCATCTGGCGGAAGGCAACACATCTCCCTTAAAACCCATTCTGCTTCGGCTTTGTGCACGGTATCTTCTTTCCGCCAAGAAAGGTCGCCAGGCCTTTGATAGGGTGAGCCATTTCCACTTGTCAAATGGCGCAAAAATTGAGCGGATCAATTGGGCGGCCGACCTTTCCGAAAAAGGTATAAGCCAATCGGCAGGAATGATGGTGAATTATCTGTATCATCTTTCCCTTATAGAGAAGAACCATGAGGAGTACACAGGCAACGGTGAAATCGCAGCTTCTTCGGCAGTAAGCAAAATGGCCAAATCCTAA
- a CDS encoding BrnA antitoxin family protein, whose amino-acid sequence MAKRLPLTDNDGEVRELTKVDLKQFKPAAEVLPKKPVQIRLSPEIVSAFKATGRGWQTRINDALRDWLKDHRPD is encoded by the coding sequence ATGGCAAAGCGATTACCATTGACTGACAATGACGGAGAGGTCAGGGAACTGACCAAGGTCGACCTCAAACAATTCAAGCCAGCAGCGGAAGTCCTACCGAAAAAACCGGTTCAGATCCGTCTCTCACCGGAGATCGTCTCGGCTTTCAAGGCCACCGGACGCGGCTGGCAGACCCGCATTAATGACGCCCTCCGCGACTGGCTGAAGGATCATCGGCCGGATTGA
- the selD gene encoding selenide, water dikinase SelD, which produces MGPAALSDALKGLNFQRNENLLVGIETSDDAAVYRLSDEVAMINTVDFITPPVDDPYWFGQISAANSISDVYSMGGKPLTALNVVMFPSKMLDMGILREILRGGNDKVVEAGACLVGGHSVDDNEPKYGLCVNGIVHPDRILTNAAAKPGDVLILTKPLGSGVLFNATRAKKFSLKELEAHVLPVLATLNGPAMEKALAYDIHACTDVTGFGLLGHLLEMALGAGVHGIIDFANLPFYDGALAMYEKGQTTGSNKANRALVARYPLSLQRTLSRSQEELLYDPQTSGGLMLALPKDQAARLLADLHGAGIGFAAKIGEIVAGTPGLTVR; this is translated from the coding sequence ATTGGTCCGGCGGCTCTGTCGGACGCGCTCAAGGGTCTGAATTTTCAGCGGAATGAGAACCTCCTCGTCGGCATAGAGACCTCCGACGATGCGGCGGTATATAGACTCTCCGATGAGGTGGCGATGATCAACACCGTTGATTTCATCACCCCGCCGGTGGACGACCCATATTGGTTTGGCCAGATTTCCGCCGCCAATTCCATTTCCGATGTCTATTCGATGGGCGGCAAACCGCTCACCGCCCTCAACGTGGTGATGTTTCCTTCCAAGATGCTCGACATGGGCATCCTTCGCGAGATCCTGCGCGGCGGCAACGATAAGGTTGTTGAGGCCGGGGCCTGTCTGGTTGGCGGGCATAGCGTCGATGACAACGAACCGAAATACGGGCTGTGCGTCAATGGCATTGTCCACCCCGATCGCATCCTCACCAACGCTGCGGCCAAGCCGGGCGACGTGCTGATTCTCACCAAGCCCCTTGGTTCCGGGGTACTCTTTAATGCCACCCGGGCGAAAAAGTTCAGCCTGAAGGAACTTGAGGCCCATGTCCTGCCGGTCCTTGCCACCCTCAACGGCCCGGCGATGGAAAAGGCCCTGGCCTACGATATCCATGCCTGCACCGACGTCACCGGCTTCGGCCTGCTCGGCCACCTTCTTGAGATGGCCCTCGGCGCTGGGGTACACGGGATCATTGATTTTGCCAACCTGCCGTTTTATGACGGCGCCCTGGCCATGTACGAAAAAGGCCAGACCACCGGCAGCAACAAGGCCAATCGGGCCCTGGTGGCACGCTACCCCCTCTCTCTGCAAAGAACCCTCAGCAGGAGCCAGGAGGAGTTGCTCTACGATCCGCAGACCTCCGGCGGCTTGATGCTTGCCTTGCCAAAAGATCAGGCGGCACGGCTGCTTGCCGATCTGCATGGCGCAGGCATCGGATTTGCCGCAAAGATCGGCGAGATCGTTGCCGGGACACCGGGCTTGACGGTCAGGTAG